Proteins from a single region of Haloplanus sp. GDY1:
- a CDS encoding thiamine-phosphate synthase family protein, translated as MTVQLPSQIVVDRFLPTARSMLASALSERGFAQRDIADRLGVSQAAVSGYLAGERGEEERFAEHPRMQATVERIADGFESGRMDDYEALAELLELVREFEDRGPICAVHEEEMPALEGMGCDLCVRGRDRAVQAERDVLSNVRRAVRTFANAPAVAAHVPNVGTNVAMALPEATDETDVAAVPGRIHAMRGGINVPSNPEFGASQHVATTLLAAAAADPSIRGAVNLATSDDLLAAAPEDAVAFDADYEDRRDRLEARFADGVPRVVYHEGAFGIEPITYVLGETAVEAVETATDLIARANREA; from the coding sequence GTGACGGTGCAGTTGCCGAGTCAGATCGTCGTCGATCGATTCCTGCCGACCGCGCGGTCGATGCTCGCGTCGGCGCTCTCGGAACGCGGCTTCGCGCAGCGCGACATCGCCGATCGACTCGGGGTGTCGCAGGCGGCCGTGAGCGGGTATCTCGCCGGGGAGCGCGGCGAGGAGGAGCGCTTCGCGGAGCACCCGCGGATGCAGGCGACGGTCGAGCGCATCGCAGACGGCTTCGAGTCGGGGCGGATGGACGACTACGAGGCGCTGGCGGAACTCCTGGAACTCGTCCGGGAGTTCGAGGACCGCGGGCCGATCTGTGCGGTCCACGAGGAGGAGATGCCGGCGCTGGAGGGCATGGGGTGTGACCTGTGCGTGCGCGGCCGCGACCGCGCGGTACAGGCCGAACGGGACGTCCTCTCGAACGTCCGGCGCGCGGTGCGGACCTTCGCCAACGCCCCGGCCGTCGCCGCCCACGTGCCGAACGTGGGGACGAACGTGGCGATGGCGCTCCCCGAGGCGACCGACGAGACGGACGTGGCCGCGGTTCCCGGTCGCATCCACGCGATGCGCGGCGGCATCAACGTCCCCTCGAACCCGGAGTTCGGCGCCTCCCAGCACGTCGCGACGACGCTCCTCGCGGCGGCCGCCGCCGATCCCTCGATCCGCGGCGCGGTCAATCTGGCGACGAGCGACGACCTGCTCGCGGCCGCGCCGGAGGACGCCGTCGCGTTCGACGCGGACTACGAGGACCGACGGGACCGACTGGAGGCGCGCTTCGCGGACGGCGTCCCCCGGGTCGTCTACCACGAGGGCGCGTTCGGCATCGAACCGATCACCTACGTCCTCGGTGAGACGGCGGTCGAGGCCGTCGAGACGGCCACCGACCTGATCGCCCGGGCGAACCGGGAGGCATGA
- the nikR gene encoding nickel-responsive transcriptional regulator NikR: MSVVSVSMPEELLDRIDQFADDHGYTGRSEVIREASRNLLGEFEDKKLEDRDLMGVVTVVFDYETTSVEEKMMHLRHEHEDIVASNFHSHVGGHHCMELFVLEGSLEEISTFVGKIRATKDTLTIDYSVLPVDDFGPLADMN, translated from the coding sequence ATGAGCGTGGTCAGCGTCTCGATGCCGGAGGAGTTGCTCGATCGAATCGACCAGTTCGCGGACGATCACGGCTATACTGGTCGCAGTGAAGTGATTCGTGAGGCGAGTCGCAACCTCCTCGGTGAGTTCGAGGATAAGAAACTCGAAGATCGGGACTTGATGGGCGTCGTCACCGTGGTTTTCGACTACGAGACGACGAGCGTCGAGGAGAAGATGATGCACCTCCGTCACGAACACGAGGACATCGTCGCTTCGAACTTCCACAGTCACGTCGGCGGCCATCATTGCATGGAACTGTTCGTTCTCGAAGGGTCGCTCGAGGAGATCTCGACGTTCGTCGGGAAGATCCGAGCCACGAAGGACACGCTCACGATCGACTACTCCGTGCTGCCCGTCGACGACTTCGGCCCGCTGGCCGATATGAACTGA